The nucleotide sequence ATTAAAAATATTCACTAAGTTATGTTTTTTATAAATAATCCTACAATTATTAATTGTAAAATTTGTAAAATTTGTTTTGCAAATTAATTGCCAATCAGAAAAACGGGACTTTCTGACCATATTTTTTTATCCACTCAAAAATGTTTAGGTTTGTAGTTCTCAAAAATTAAACTATGAATAATTGGGCAGAATATGTAGGTTATGTAGCATCGGCATTTGTGGTCGGGAGCTTTTTATTAAAAGAGATTAAGACGATCCGTCTTGTCAATCTGATAGGCTGTATTTGCTTTGTTATCTACGGCGTCTACAGCGGGATGCTTTGGCCTATTATTATTCCAAACGTGATATTGGCTTTGGTTCAAATTTATCATTTGGTAAGAACTATTAAATCGTGAAAATCATTGTAAGTGTTTTTAACAATCTGCAGACTGACCAGCGAGTAGAAAAGGTTTGCAAGACACTTTATGATAATGGTTATCACCCACATCTGATTGGTAATGATTGGTTGGGCGCGCCCGAAATGGAAAGACCTTATCCATTTTACAGAATTAAACTAAATTCAAAAAAAGCTCGTTTCGCATACATAGAGTTCCAGAAGAAACTCTACCGTGAGCTGAAGAAAAATGCTGACAATAAGACCATTTTATTGGCCAATGATTTGGAAACAATAGTGCCAAATTATCTCATTTCTAAAAAATTAGGCATCCCTCTGGTTTTTGACAGCCACGAAATTTTCACCGAAATGCCAACAATACAAGGCAGATGGGTGAAAAAAATATGGAAGGCAGTTGAAAAGAAATTGGTGCCTAAAATAAAAAGAATGATCACTGCTAGTGATTCCTATGCAGATTGGTTTGTGAAAGAATATGGGATAAAGAGACCTACTGTTGTAAGGAATCTGCCAAGGAGATCTCATTTTTCCGGTATCAATGAAAATGACACAAAAATCATACTTTATCAAGGGTGGCTAAACTATTCCCGCGGGCTGGACAAGGCCATTATTGCTATGAAAGGGATAGACAATGCTGAGCTTTGGATTGCAGGATGCGGACCGGCGGAAGATTTTTACCGTGCAGTTTCTGTTGAGAATCATTTGAAAGATAAAGTCAAATTTATCGGAAAGCTTACACCGGATGATCTGCGGAAGGTTACGCCGCAAGCAGATGTGGGAATCAGCATAGAAGAAAATAATGGGTTGAGTTATTATTATTCTCTACCAAACAAAATTTCGGACTATATCCAGTCCAGGGTTCCTGTTGTGATTTCTGATTTTCCGGAGATGCGAAAGATAGTCAATACTTTTTCCGTTGGTGAGATTATTGAAAATCATTCTCCGGAACACCTTGCAGGAAGGATAAACGTTGTACTGGCAAAAGGGAAGGCTTCTTATCTTAATCATCTCAATGCTGCTGCAGATGAGCTTTGCTGGGAAAATGAAGAAGACAAAATCCTGAAAATATTCTCCGACGCTGCAAAAGAAATTCTGTAGAAGGTTAACTTTTCTAGGCTTTAATTATCTAATAAGTAATTGTATGATTTTTGTATTATAATCAAATAAATAATTAAAAAAATGAGAACTTTCATCGTTTTAGTAACTGCTTTTTTTTCAGTCGTCAGTTGCAGCAGTCAGATTTATTTAGATCCTTCTACGCTTGAGTCTGCTATTACCAATAAAGAGTTTAATTATAATGCAACCAGAGCATTCCCGATGAATGGTGATGTCAGCAATGTTCTAAACTCATTACCAAACACTTCTTCCAGCAGAATTCTGAACCTTGATCCTGGCTATGGATTTAATCTGAAAAAAGATATTCTCAGTGTTGGTTTGCCTTATTTCGGGCGTGCATATAATGCTGTTCCGGGTGATGCTAATAATGGAGGCGTCAGATTTGAATCAAAAGTGTTTGATATAAAAAAGTCTTCCACTAAAAAAGGAAACACACTGTTGATTATCACACCGAGAGATACGAAGGAAAACTATATTTTTAATCTTGAGATTTTCAAAAACGGCAGTGCATTTCTTTCTGTGCAGTCTAACAACAGGCAGCCAATAAGCTTTGATGGCAACATCTCGGTAGATCAGTAATTATTTCCGGAAGAGCTTATTAACAAAATCACTTGCTTCAGAACTTGGATTAGACAACAGTTCTGAAGCCTTTTTTTTATGTTTCTGGAATGAGGTTTCCAAAAGATGGTCATTTTTAGCTTTTTCAAGAATATATTCTCTTACCCAAAATTCAAACCTTTTTCGAGCTTGATTCTTTCTGGTTTCGAGGAAAGTTCCATTCTTAATTTTCAACGAAATATAATCATCAATTTTATTAAAAACTTCGTCCAATCCAGATTTTTCCAAGGCTGAGCCAAGAATCACAGGGATTTTCCAGTTTTTTTCCTTTGGTGTGATGAATTGCAATGCCCTCGAAAGTTCAGTTTTTGTCATTTTAGCTTTTGAAAGATTCTCAGAATTAACTTTGTTAATGAAAATCAAATCTGCCATTTCCATAATGCCGCGTTTGATACCTTGCAATTCGTCGCCAGTTCCTATGACTTTCAGAAAAAGAAAAACGTCCGTGATATCACTGACTAAAGTTTCACTTTGCCCAACACCAACGGTTTCTATCAAAATATAATCAAAACCAGCGGCTTCACAAATCAAAAGACTTTCGAAAGTGGTATTCGCAATCCCTCCCAAAAATCCGGAACTTGGACTAGGACGGATAAACGCATTTGGGTCTTTCGCCAATTCTTCCATCCGTGTTTTATCACCAAGAATACTTCCTTTGTTGATGGACGAACTTGGATCAATCGCCAAAACGGCTACTTTTTTTCCTTGAGCAATCGCAAACTTTCCAAAGCTTTCTATAAAAGTTGATTTTCCCGCACCCGGAACTCCCGTAATTCCAATTCTCACAGATTTTCCTGTGAATGGTAATATTTCTTTCAGTAATTGATCCGCAATTAGCCGATGTTCAGGCTTTTTGCTTTCGATAAGTGTAATGGCTTTTCCCAAAATCCTTTTGTCAGAAGATTTGATTCCGGAGATGTAATCTTGTAAACTGATTGTTCTGCTCATTGGGAATTTGGAATTGTTACAAATTGGGCTTAAGGTAATTTTCGGATTCTTATATTTTCTATTTTTGATAAGAATAAAATCCAAAAATAATCAAAAAATACATATACAGTTTGTGTCTTGTGGGCGTGATTGTCTATTCTTGTAAAACACAGCAAACAACAACTACTACAACTACCGAAACTTCTGCTGCAACAGCCAATCTTAGCAAAGAAGAAATTCTGAAAAAAGGAGAGGATCTTTTTACTTTGAAATGCGGAAAATGCCACAGATTACCAACACCATCAGAATTTAAAGTAGACGAATGGAAGCCAATAATGGTAAGAATGGCACCAAAAGCTAAACTAAATGCGGAAGAAACCAATCGGATTTTGGCTTACGTGAATGCTAATGCGAAGAAATAATAATTAATTCTCTAAAAATTTCTCCAAAATCTCCACAGCACATTTTGGCAAATTGGTTCCGGGACCGAAGATAAAATCTGCACCATTAGCATATAAAAATTCATAATCCTGTTGTGGAATTACGCCACCAACAACGATTGTAATATCATCTGCGCCCAGTTTTTTCAGCTCTTCCACCACTTGCGGAACGAGTGTTTTGTGACCAGCAGCCAAAGACGAAACGCCTAAAATGTGAATGTCATTTTCCACAGCTTGCTTGGCCACTTCTTCCGGCGTTTGGAAGAGCGGAGCAACATCGACATCAAATCCCATATCTGCAAATGCTGTTGCCACTACTTTTGCGCCTCTATCGTGACCGTCTTGTCCCATTTTTGCCACCATTATTCTTGGTCGTCTTCCTTCTTCGTCTTCAAATTTCTGACTTAGTGAAACTGCTTTTTCAAAGTATTCGTTTTTTCCTGCGTTCATAGCGTAAACTCCTGATATGGTTCTGATATTGGCTTTGTAACGTCCGAAACTTTCTTCCATCGCATCGCTCATTTCGCCCAAAGTTACTCGCCTTCTTGCTGCTTCTATGCACAATTCTAGAAGGTTTCCTTGGCCTGTTTTAGCACAACTTCTAATTTCATTTAAAATTTGGCTGACCGCCTCGGTCTTTCGTTCTGCTTTTATTTTTTCTAATCTTTCGATTTGTTTTCTGCGGACTTCCGTATTATCGATGTCGAGGATATCAATGTCGGTTTGTTTAAGATTGGATTTGAAGGAATTAACACCGATGATGAATTCTTCTCCGCTATCGATTTTGGCTTGTTTTCTAGCAGCAGCTTCCTCTATTCTCATTTTTGGGATTCCGGCTTCGATGGCTTTTGTCATTCCGCCTTCTTTTTCTACCTCATCGATGTATTTCATTGCTTCATCAATCATTTGTTGTGTTAATGATTCCACTAAATGACTTCCACCCATTGGGTCAACAACATCGCAGATTCCACTTTCCTGTTGGAGGATAATTTGGGTATTTCTGGCAATTTTTGCAGAATAATCGGTTGGTAGAGCAATCGCTTCATCCAAAGCATTCGTGTGAAGGGATTGTGTTCCACCTAAAGCTGATGACAACGCTTCAATAGCAGTTCTTGTGATATTATTGAAAGGTTCTTGCTCCGTTAGACTCCAACCGGAAGTCTGAGAATGCGTTCTTAAAGCTAAGGATTTTTGATTCTGAGGATTGAATTGTGTTAGGAGATTTGCCCAAATATAACGTGCAGCGCGCATTTTTGCGATTTCCATAAAATGGTTCATTCCGATGGCCCAGAAAAAAGATAATCTGGGAGCAAAATCATCGACGTTCATTCCTGCTTTGATTCCGGTTCTTACATATTCCAAACCGTCGGCTAAAGTGTAAGCCATTTCCAAAACCGGTGTTGCACCAGCTTCCTGCATATGATAACCGGAAATGGAAATAGAGTTGAATTTCGGAATATTTTTGGAAGTGTATTCAAAAATATCAGCAATGATTTTCATTGATGGCGTTGGCGGATAGATATATGTGTTCCTAACCATAAATTCTTTCAGAATATCATTCTGAATGGTTCCGGATAATTTATCTTGGGAAACACCTTGCTCTTCTGCGGCGACAATATAAAAAGATAAAATCGGTAAAACTGCGCCATTCATAGTCATTGAAACCGAAATTTCATCCAGTGGAATCTGGTCGAACAAGATTTTCATATCTTCCACTGAATCAATCGCAACTCCGGCTTTTCCGACATCACCAACAACTCTTGCGTGGTCGGAATCATAACCTCTGTGCGTTGCCAAATCAAAAGCAACCGAAAGTCCTTTTTGTCCAGCTGCCAGATTTCTCCTGTAAAAAGCATTGGATTCTTCTGCTGTAGAAAAACCTGCATATTGACGAATAGTCCAAGGTTTTTGAACATACATCGTGGAATATGGACCGCGGAGAAAAGGCGCAATTCCGGCAGACCCATTTTTTATGCTTTCGTTTTTTACATCTTCCGCATAGTATTTTGATTTTAGTTCCAAACCGTCTTTTTCAAAAATGTAATTTTCTGAATTCGAATTGAAGTCAATATTTTGAAAATCAGGGTTTTGGGTTGTTATTTTGTGGCGCATTATTCCTTTTGTCTTCTGAAATTAAATATAAGAAATTTTGAAAATGTGGTGAACCACAAAAGGCACAAAAGTTTTTGGGCTGAAAAATTCATTTCTACGTATTTTTTTAACGCAAAGGTCGCAAGGAATTATTTCCTTCATTGAAAATATTTTTAAGTGCGCAAAGGCGTAAAACTTAGCAATGAACGCATTAAAGCTTTTGTGTCTTTTGTGGTTTTATCAAGCGACAATTTGTCATTAATTTTTGGATGGTCTTTTTTTTGAGTTTCGAATTCAAAATTTTGTAAACAAAAAATAATATAAATATGGCAACAGGAAGTATTAATGTATCGGTGGAGAATATTTTTCCACTGATTAAAAAGTTTCTTTACAGCGACCACGAGATTTTTCTGCGTGAGCTGATTTCTAATGCGACGGATGCAACGACGAAACTGAAACACCTCACCACAATAGGTGAAGCGAAGGTTGAATATGGAAATCCAATTATTGAAGTGAAAATTGATAAAGATGCGAAAACGCTGACTATCAAAGATCAAGGAATTGGGATGACTGGCGAAGAAGTTGAAAAATATATCAACCAAGTGGCGTTTTCCGGAGCTGAGGAATTTCTAGAAAAATATAAAGATTCTGCGAAAGATGCGGGGATAATTGGACATTTTGGTCTTGGATTTTATTCGGCGTTTATGGTGGCGGAAAAAGTGGAAATTTTGACTAAATCTTATAAAGAAGATGCAAAAGCAGTTCGTTGGGTCTGCGACGGAAGTCCGGAATATACACTTGAGGAAACGGAAAAAACTGACAGAGGGACGGAAATCGTGCTTCATATTGCGGAAGATTCTACGGAGTTTTTGGAAGAGTTCAGAATCCGTGAATTGCTGACAAAATATAATAAGTTCAATCAAGTTCCAATTAAATTTGGGACAAAAAAAGAAACATTGCCTTTACCGGAAGGTTCTGCCGAGGATGCAAAACCAGAAACAGTTGAGGTTGATAATATCATCAATAACACCAATCCTGCTTGGACAAAATCGCCGTCTGAACTGAAAGACGAAGATTATAACAATTTCTACAGAGAATTGTATCCGATGCAGTTTGAAGAGCCTTTGTTTCACATTCATTTGAATGTGGATTATCCGTTCAATTTGACGGGCATTTTGTTCTTTCCGAAATTAGGGAACAATCTTAATATTGAGAAAGATAAAATCCAATTATATCAAAATCAAGTATTTGTAACAGATGAAGTTAAGGGTATTGTTCCGGATTTCTTGATGTTGTTGAGAGGTGTGATTGATTCGCCCGATATTCCTTTGAACGTTTCCCGTTCTTATTTGCAGGCTGATGGCGCAGTGAAGAAAATCTCTTCTTACATCACGAAAAAAGTGGCGGACAAAATGGTTTCGTTAATCAATGAAAACCGTGAAGATTATGAAAAGAAATGGAATGATATCAAAATCGTTATCGAGTATGGAATGATTTCGGAAGATAAGTTCTATGAAAAATCTGACAAGTTTGCTCTGTATCCAACGACAGATAACAACTATTATCTTTGGAATGAATTGATTGAAAAAATCAAACCAACTCAAACGGATAAAGACGGAAAAATAGTTATTCTTTATGCAAACAATGCTGACGAACAACACAGCTACATCCAGTCTGCCAAAGAGAAAGGTTATGAAGTCTTGTTGCTGGATTCGCCGATTGTTCCGCACTTGATTCAGAAACTGGAAGCTTCTAAAGAAAACATTGCTTTTGCGAGAGTTGATGCAGACCACATCAATAATCTCATCAAAAAAGATGAGCCTAAAATTTCTAAACTAAATGATTCGGATAAAGAAACTTTGAAGAAAGAAATCGAGGAATCTATCAATGATACAAAGTTCACTGTTCAATTGGAAGATTTGGATTCTACAGATGCACCGTTTACGTTGACTCAGCCGGAGTTTTTCAGAAGAATGAAAGATATGCAGGCAACCGGCGGTGGCGGAATGTTCGCAATGGGCGGTTTCCCTGAGATGTACAATCTTGTTGTGAATGCTAACTCAGATTTTGCTGGAGAATTATTGAAGAAAGATAATGACGATGAGAAAAAAGCAATGATTAATCAGGCTTTGGATTTGGCGAAATTATCTCAGAATCTTTTGAAAGGAAAAGAACTGACGGATTTTATCAAGCGTAGTTTTGAGAGTTTGAAGTAATGAATTATTTCAATAAACATAAAAAAAGCGGAACTAAATTTTAGTTCCGCTTTCTTTTTATTTGATTTTCGAAAGGACATCTACCGTTTCTTCCAGATAGAAATCCCGTTCAAGATTTTTTCTCCAGTTTTCGGTTTTCTTAGCAAATGCTTCATCTTTTTTGATTCTTTCCGCTTCGTCTGTGTGAAGAGTGAATTTCAATCCGTTATTGAATTTATCCAAACCTTTGAACTTGTCAATCTGAGCTTTACGCTTTTTCATCAGCTCATTGAATTTGGTTTGATTCAAAGTGATAGTTTCTTCTTTGTCCAGCGCTTCTTTCCATTCCGCAGATTCCTGTAACATTTTGTAATTCTTGTTATCTGCCAATTGTTTGTCTAATTCTGCCTGCAATTGAGGAATATTAAGTCCAGTCAACTTTTTATAAGACGTGGTTTCAATTTTGTCCCAAGGCAAAGCAAATTGGTCAAAACGTTCTCCAACTTCTGCATAGGAGAAGAAATCTTTCATTTTAAGGTCAGCTTCTACACCTTTTCTCTGAGTCGATTCTCCGGAAACTCTATAAAATTTTTGAATCGTCAATTTCAAAGCTCCAAAATCGTCATTCGTATTCAGGAATCTATTCAATTCCACAAAAGTCTGAACCGTTCCTTTTCCGAAAGAACTTGGCGAACCAATTACAGCCGCTCTTCCATAATCTTGGAACGCCCCCGCAAGGATTTCTGAAGCGGAAGCAGATAATTCGTTTTGCATCACCACAAGCGGACCTGTCCAAATTGGTTCATTCGATTTATTACTTAGAACCTGGATTTTTCCTCGGCTGTCTTTTACCTGGACATAAGGACCAGCGTTCATAAACAATCCCATAATGTCGCCAACTTCGGTCAAAGAACCTCCACCATTGCTTCTAAGGTCAAGGATGATTCCTTCTACATTTTCTTTCTTAAGTTTGATTAATTCTGCTTTGATATCGTCAGAAGCATTTCTACCTTTCGCATCTTCAAAATCAACGTTGAAACTTGGAAGGTAGATGAATCCGTATTTCTTACCATTTTTAGAATTAACAACAATACTTCTTGCAAAAGTGTCTTCTATAGCCACTTCCTCACGAATCATTGTTACCTCTTTGATGGTCTTGTCTTTTTTCTCAACTGTTAAAGTGACAGGTGTTCCTTTTTCCCCACGAATTAGTCTTACCGCTTCATCAGACAACATTCCGACAACGTTCACAGGTTCTTCGTTTGGTTTGGATTTTACTTTCAGGATTTTGTCACCTGCAGTTAATTGTTTTGATTTCCAAGCTGGTGCACCAATTGTCAATTCACCAAGATATAAATAACCTTTCTTTTCCTGAATCAAAGCCCCTATGCCAATCACTTTTCCAGTGAATTGCATATCAAATTCCTCTTTGTTTTTCGGAGAGAAATAATTGGTATGCGGGTCAAAAACTTCGGTATAAGCATTCATATAAACTGTGAACCAGTCCATTTTCTTTCTCTTTTTGAATCTTCTGAAAGAATCTGTAATCAGATCTTTAACTTCTGCCGTCGCTTTGACACGCTTCTGTTCCGCTGTTGTTGGTGCGTATTTTATCGTGTCTGGAAGTTTGTTGTTCACGACAGAGTCTTTCTTCTTTTTCTGAGCCTCTTCCTTGCTGGTCAATGTTTCAATTTCCTGAAGGATATTGTACTTGATGTATTTTTTCCATTCTTCGCGCTGTTGTTTAGAATCAATTGGGTTCACTCTCTTCTTTGGTTCAAGAATCAATTCGTCATTTTCATCCAAATTAATTGGTTTGGAAAGAATATCCTGAGTCATTTTATCAATCTCATCTACACGCTGATAAAGTCTGTCAATCGTCAATTTGTAGAAAACAAGATTTCCTTGATTAAGATAATCATCCAGTTTTGTGTAATGCTTTTTGAACTCATCCATATCGGACTGTAGAAAGTATCTTTTGGACGCATCTACGCTTTCAAAATATTTGTCATAAACATCCTGAGAATAAGCATCATTGATTGGTTTCGGGCTATAATGAAGATAAGAAAGAGTGTTTTTTACGCTTACCATAATGGTCTGCATTTTTTCATCATCATTTTGTGGAGCGTTGAAACAGAACATCAGCGTCATCAAAGGCGCAAACATCAGTAGTTTCTTGAACTTGATTTTTTTAAACATATATTTTTAAATCTGTACTTGGATTAGTATTTTTTCCGTTTTGAAAGTTACGATGATATTCAAAAACGAAACCAAATTTAACACCTTATTTTAATTAAAGTATTATAAATTGGTTATTTTTGAAAGAATTATGACAATATCGCAAAAAGCGACAAAAAATAAAGAAAATTTTATGAGTAAACCATTGATACTGGTAACCAATGACGACGGAATTACTGCGCCTGGCATCAGAAAATTAATTAGCATTGTAAACGAAATTGGAGACGTAATTGTTGTAGCACCTAATTCGCCTCAAAGTGGAAAAGGCCACGCTATTACCATTAACTCAACTTTAAGCTTCGAAGAACTCAACTTGGATGGTCCTCAGAGAGATTTTTCCTGCTCCGGAACCCCTGTGGATTGTGTAAAAATGGCATTAGATAAAATTCTTCCAAGAAAACCGGATTTGGTAGTGTCCGGAATTAATCATGGGGCAAATTCTTCCATTAATGTTATCTATTCTGGAACAATGTCTGCGGCTGTGGAAGCCGGAGTGGAAGGTTTGCAAGCGATTGGTTTTTCACTTTCTGATTTGAAATGGGATGCTGATTTTGACCAAGCGGAAGAGTTTATCAAAGAAATTATTCTTAAAACACTCGAAAATCCAATGCCTAAAGGTATAGTGCTAAATGTAAACATTCCTAAACTACCTAAAGAAGATATAAAAGGAATCAAAGTTTGTAAACAAGCCAACGCCAAATGGGAAGAAAGTTTTGACGAAAGAACCAATCCGCACGGAACAAAATATTACTGGTTGACAGGTTATTTCAATAATATGGATGAGTCCGAAGATGCGGACGAAACAGCTTTGGCAAACGGTTATATCAGTATTGTACCGGTGAAATTTGATTTGACAGCTTATGAATATATGAACGAGCTGAATTCTGTTTATCAATAAAAATGGTAATGAATGGAGTTTGTTAAACAGTATCTGCTTTCCAAAAATATTCCTCTGGACGAAAAAAAGTTTGGAGAATTTGCCCAAAAGAATATTCGGACAGAGTTTAAAAAGAAAGATCTTATATTAAAAGCAGGTGAAGTAGAAAATTATCTATCTTTTGTAGAAAAGGGTATTGCCCGACTTTTTTTTGAAAAAGAGAATAAAGATTTGACAATCCGATTTGTTTTTGAATATCAGTATCTTACAGTTTACGATTCTTTTACGCAAAGAACTCCATCCAGATGTGATGTGGAGGCACTTACGGATATGGTGGTGTGGAGAGTGCATTATGATGATTTACAAATGCTTTATAAAACACATTCTGTTGGAAATCTGATCGGAAGACTTACTGTAGAAAAATTATATGTAGAAAAACTTAACAGAGAATTTTCTTTACTAAGTGAAACTGCAGAAGAGCGATATCTTAAAATTATGAAAGAACAACCCGATCTTTTTCAACGGCTTCCACTTAAGCATATTGCTTCTTATATGGGGATTACGCCACAGGCGCTTAGCAGAATAAGAAAACGTATTTCTTAACCATGGTTCATTTTATCTGAAAAATAATTGTTCTACTTTTGCAGAAATCAAAGGATTTGAGGATCCAAATGACGAAAAAAATAAATAAAAAAGCATTCAGTTTTAGCTGAGTGCTTTTTTGTTTTTTAATTCTTAATTAAAAGCATTGTCATAAGTCATTGATGAAAAATCGATTTTCAGAATAGCTTTAGAATCTACAGGATTTCCGTTGCATGTGGCAGGTTTCCAGATTTTATTGGCTTTCATGGCGGCATTTTTCAGATCTTTGAGAAACAGATCACCGTTTGCTACTTTAGGACCGGCTTCTGCATTTGTAAGTACGCCGTTTTTATTGATGTCTAACTTTACAAAAAATAATCCGTTGATGACGTAGGTATTCCAGTTAACATTTTGCTGAAGTTTTTCCTTTAGATCTTTTATATAAGCAGCAGAACCTCCGGGATAAACCAGACTTTTAAACTGAGATGCATTGCAGTTGTTATCACTTACTTGATAGATTCCTCTAACATTATAAACTACGGCACTGGAAGTATTCTCGATCATCGGAATATTGTCCATACCTTCTTCAATATCAACTTGTGCGAGGGCTAAAGCACTGGTTAATAAACACAATGAGAATAGTAATGATTTCATATAGTAGATTTTAATCTAAATTTGAGACAATCTGCACCCTATCGTAGCAGCCTTTTTACAAAACTTCAATCTGATTTTTTAATAAATCTTCAAACTCATCTCTTTTTCTGATAAGATGCGCTTTTCCGTCTAGGAACATTACTTCTGCTGGTTTTAATCTTGAGTTAAAGTTCGAACTCATTTCAAAGCCATAAGCACCAGCATTTCTGAAAACAATAATATCGCCTTCTCTCACTTCATTAATTTTTCTGTCCCAAGCGAAAGTATCTGTCTCACAGATGTTTCCAACAACAGTATAAATTCTTTCCGGACCTTTTGGATTCGAAAGATTCTCAATAATATGATAAGAATCGTAGAACATCGGACGAATCAAATGATTAAAACCTGAATTAACACCCACAAAAACAGTCGCTGTTGTTTGTTTGATTACATTCGATTTTACCAAGAAATGCCCGCTTTTACTTACCAAGAATTTCCCCGGTTCAAACCAAAGTTGGAATTTTTTTCCTGTAGATTCTTCGTGTTTTTTAATCGCAGCATTTACTTTTTTTCCAAGAGATTTCACATCTGTTTCGATGTCGCCGTCTTGGTAAGGAACTTTGAAACCGCTTCCCATATCCAGATATTTCAGATTTGGGAAATGTTCTGCCAATTCAAACATAATTTCCAGACCTTGAAGGAAAACATCTGGATCTTTGATTTCGCTTCCCGTATGCATATGAAGACCTTCAACATTGATGTTAGTAGATTTCATTACACGTTCGATGTGACGAAGTTGGTGAATAGAAATTCCGAATTTGGAATCGATGTGACCGGTTGAGATTTTATAATTTCCTCCGGCAAAAATATGCGGATTGATTCTCACAAAAATAGGATAAGAACCACCGAATTTATTTCCAAATTGTTCCAAAATCGAAATATTATCGATATTGATATGAACATTCAGAGACATGGCTTCCTCTATTTCTGCAAGGTCAACGCAGTTTGGTGTGAAAAGGATTCTGTCATTGGAGAAACCTGCTTTCAAAC is from Epilithonimonas vandammei and encodes:
- a CDS encoding uroporphyrinogen decarboxylase translates to MNNWAEYVGYVASAFVVGSFLLKEIKTIRLVNLIGCICFVIYGVYSGMLWPIIIPNVILALVQIYHLVRTIKS
- a CDS encoding glycosyltransferase, which encodes MKIIVSVFNNLQTDQRVEKVCKTLYDNGYHPHLIGNDWLGAPEMERPYPFYRIKLNSKKARFAYIEFQKKLYRELKKNADNKTILLANDLETIVPNYLISKKLGIPLVFDSHEIFTEMPTIQGRWVKKIWKAVEKKLVPKIKRMITASDSYADWFVKEYGIKRPTVVRNLPRRSHFSGINENDTKIILYQGWLNYSRGLDKAIIAMKGIDNAELWIAGCGPAEDFYRAVSVENHLKDKVKFIGKLTPDDLRKVTPQADVGISIEENNGLSYYYSLPNKISDYIQSRVPVVISDFPEMRKIVNTFSVGEIIENHSPEHLAGRINVVLAKGKASYLNHLNAAADELCWENEEDKILKIFSDAAKEIL
- a CDS encoding DUF4251 domain-containing protein, with protein sequence MRTFIVLVTAFFSVVSCSSQIYLDPSTLESAITNKEFNYNATRAFPMNGDVSNVLNSLPNTSSSRILNLDPGYGFNLKKDILSVGLPYFGRAYNAVPGDANNGGVRFESKVFDIKKSSTKKGNTLLIITPRDTKENYIFNLEIFKNGSAFLSVQSNNRQPISFDGNISVDQ
- the meaB gene encoding methylmalonyl Co-A mutase-associated GTPase MeaB — protein: MSRTISLQDYISGIKSSDKRILGKAITLIESKKPEHRLIADQLLKEILPFTGKSVRIGITGVPGAGKSTFIESFGKFAIAQGKKVAVLAIDPSSSINKGSILGDKTRMEELAKDPNAFIRPSPSSGFLGGIANTTFESLLICEAAGFDYILIETVGVGQSETLVSDITDVFLFLKVIGTGDELQGIKRGIMEMADLIFINKVNSENLSKAKMTKTELSRALQFITPKEKNWKIPVILGSALEKSGLDEVFNKIDDYISLKIKNGTFLETRKNQARKRFEFWVREYILEKAKNDHLLETSFQKHKKKASELLSNPSSEASDFVNKLFRK
- the scpA gene encoding methylmalonyl-CoA mutase gives rise to the protein MRHKITTQNPDFQNIDFNSNSENYIFEKDGLELKSKYYAEDVKNESIKNGSAGIAPFLRGPYSTMYVQKPWTIRQYAGFSTAEESNAFYRRNLAAGQKGLSVAFDLATHRGYDSDHARVVGDVGKAGVAIDSVEDMKILFDQIPLDEISVSMTMNGAVLPILSFYIVAAEEQGVSQDKLSGTIQNDILKEFMVRNTYIYPPTPSMKIIADIFEYTSKNIPKFNSISISGYHMQEAGATPVLEMAYTLADGLEYVRTGIKAGMNVDDFAPRLSFFWAIGMNHFMEIAKMRAARYIWANLLTQFNPQNQKSLALRTHSQTSGWSLTEQEPFNNITRTAIEALSSALGGTQSLHTNALDEAIALPTDYSAKIARNTQIILQQESGICDVVDPMGGSHLVESLTQQMIDEAMKYIDEVEKEGGMTKAIEAGIPKMRIEEAAARKQAKIDSGEEFIIGVNSFKSNLKQTDIDILDIDNTEVRRKQIERLEKIKAERKTEAVSQILNEIRSCAKTGQGNLLELCIEAARRRVTLGEMSDAMEESFGRYKANIRTISGVYAMNAGKNEYFEKAVSLSQKFEDEEGRRPRIMVAKMGQDGHDRGAKVVATAFADMGFDVDVAPLFQTPEEVAKQAVENDIHILGVSSLAAGHKTLVPQVVEELKKLGADDITIVVGGVIPQQDYEFLYANGADFIFGPGTNLPKCAVEILEKFLEN
- the htpG gene encoding molecular chaperone HtpG, producing MATGSINVSVENIFPLIKKFLYSDHEIFLRELISNATDATTKLKHLTTIGEAKVEYGNPIIEVKIDKDAKTLTIKDQGIGMTGEEVEKYINQVAFSGAEEFLEKYKDSAKDAGIIGHFGLGFYSAFMVAEKVEILTKSYKEDAKAVRWVCDGSPEYTLEETEKTDRGTEIVLHIAEDSTEFLEEFRIRELLTKYNKFNQVPIKFGTKKETLPLPEGSAEDAKPETVEVDNIINNTNPAWTKSPSELKDEDYNNFYRELYPMQFEEPLFHIHLNVDYPFNLTGILFFPKLGNNLNIEKDKIQLYQNQVFVTDEVKGIVPDFLMLLRGVIDSPDIPLNVSRSYLQADGAVKKISSYITKKVADKMVSLINENREDYEKKWNDIKIVIEYGMISEDKFYEKSDKFALYPTTDNNYYLWNELIEKIKPTQTDKDGKIVILYANNADEQHSYIQSAKEKGYEVLLLDSPIVPHLIQKLEASKENIAFARVDADHINNLIKKDEPKISKLNDSDKETLKKEIEESINDTKFTVQLEDLDSTDAPFTLTQPEFFRRMKDMQATGGGGMFAMGGFPEMYNLVVNANSDFAGELLKKDNDDEKKAMINQALDLAKLSQNLLKGKELTDFIKRSFESLK